A window of the Lysinibacillus irui genome harbors these coding sequences:
- a CDS encoding cysteine desulfurase family protein, producing MIYMDYAATSPMTKEALDAYIGVAQRYYGNSSSLHDLGGQAHYFVQQSREVVAQALGVTSDGIIFTGSGTEGNIMAILSLALASKKGKHIISSQAEHTSVHAALNTLEKMGYEVTKLPLQKDGCIDLQELQKTIRLDTALITIQHVNSEIGSIQPLKKIIELAGESGVYCHIDCVQSFGKLAIPKGIDAITISAHKIGGPKGCGAVYLNPSIRVQALTPGVTHERGLRGGTLDTPAIVAFAAAIENYQYELQHYVMLRGVLKSKLPETCKLIECKQQLPNICGVMMDRVEGQYVLLKLNESGICISTGSACDIHSESGTKAILSMGFSLEAARQFFRISFGPSTTIEEITRLTIELSTISLDNK from the coding sequence ATGATTTATATGGATTATGCTGCAACGTCACCTATGACGAAGGAAGCTCTTGATGCCTATATAGGGGTAGCGCAGCGTTATTATGGAAACAGTTCAAGTCTTCATGATCTAGGAGGACAAGCGCATTATTTCGTACAACAGTCAAGAGAAGTTGTAGCGCAAGCTCTAGGCGTAACTAGCGATGGTATTATTTTCACTGGGAGCGGAACAGAAGGAAATATTATGGCCATCTTGTCATTAGCGCTAGCCTCTAAAAAAGGGAAGCATATTATTTCATCTCAAGCTGAGCATACGTCAGTGCACGCAGCTTTGAATACACTTGAGAAAATGGGGTATGAAGTGACAAAATTGCCGTTACAGAAGGATGGTTGTATTGATTTGCAGGAACTTCAAAAAACAATACGATTAGACACGGCTTTGATTACCATTCAACATGTTAATTCAGAGATTGGCTCCATTCAGCCTCTGAAGAAAATAATAGAGCTGGCAGGAGAATCAGGTGTTTACTGTCATATTGATTGTGTTCAGTCATTTGGAAAATTAGCTATACCAAAAGGAATAGATGCTATTACAATTTCGGCTCATAAAATAGGTGGGCCAAAGGGGTGTGGTGCGGTTTATCTAAATCCCTCCATCCGCGTGCAAGCATTAACACCAGGTGTGACACATGAAAGAGGGTTAAGAGGAGGTACATTAGATACGCCTGCAATTGTGGCCTTTGCAGCTGCAATTGAAAACTATCAATATGAATTACAACATTATGTGATGTTAAGAGGAGTTTTAAAAAGTAAACTGCCTGAAACATGCAAGCTAATAGAATGTAAGCAGCAATTACCTAATATTTGTGGTGTAATGATGGATAGAGTAGAGGGCCAATATGTTCTTTTAAAGCTGAACGAGTCGGGAATCTGTATCTCTACAGGTAGCGCATGTGATATTCATAGTGAATCTGGAACGAAGGCTATTTTATCGATGGGTTTTTCTTTGGAAGCAGCACGCCAATTTTTTAGAATCTCTTTTGGACCTTCGACAACAATTGAAGAGATTACAAGATTAACAATAGAGCTTTCAACCATTTCATTAGATAACAAGTGA
- the nadB gene encoding L-aspartate oxidase: MDVKTDVLIIGSGIAALQAALLLEEHFQIQIVTKSSVYMSSSYRAQGGIAAVTSKEDHIKHHIADTLKAGEYHHEKRNVETLIEDGTKIMQNYLKTGLPIDRHLDGKPVLGLEGAHSHHRILHAGGDRTGQIFIDYLLHKLSPKTKVNCYEMAYELLLNTDGDCIGVLTKGEKGIKRYLAHHVILATGGAGALYSSTSNYPNNTGDGIALAFRAGAAISDMEFMQFHPSLLWCENKAKGLISEAVRGAGGTFVDAQCKPIMKGLHPQGDLAPRHITAHALFTKRAAGEETFIDIATIQNFDAKFPAIAQLCYDNQVHLQDGLIPVAPGSHFLMGGVIADDNGRTTIPNLYAVGEVACTGVHGANRLASNSLLEGITFGQKMAYFIIQQGCHQKNFLLDQPQYADKKPPLFSKQQLQQRMMQFVGIVRNIDDLQYFVQQLPSLQSLLHTNLEGMEQAELELFMMHVVATLMTHAAIIRTETRGAHIRTDKSEMDAQWASRWIIFSQGQLKVRNSLYEYHQTRGNAQTVF, encoded by the coding sequence ATGGATGTAAAGACAGACGTCCTTATCATCGGCAGTGGTATTGCAGCACTTCAGGCTGCTTTACTACTCGAAGAACATTTTCAAATACAAATTGTTACAAAATCTTCTGTTTATATGAGTAGCTCTTATCGTGCACAAGGTGGTATAGCAGCCGTTACAAGCAAAGAAGATCATATTAAACATCATATTGCTGATACATTGAAAGCTGGAGAATATCATCATGAAAAAAGAAATGTGGAAACACTTATAGAAGACGGCACTAAAATTATGCAGAACTATTTAAAAACTGGTCTCCCAATTGATCGTCACCTCGATGGAAAACCTGTTCTAGGACTAGAGGGGGCACATAGTCATCATCGTATTTTACATGCAGGTGGTGATCGAACTGGTCAAATTTTCATAGATTATTTGCTTCATAAACTTTCACCCAAAACAAAGGTCAATTGTTATGAAATGGCTTATGAGCTTTTACTGAATACAGATGGTGATTGTATAGGTGTACTCACTAAAGGCGAAAAAGGGATTAAACGCTATTTGGCTCATCATGTTATTTTAGCCACAGGAGGTGCAGGGGCACTTTATTCAAGCACATCCAATTATCCAAACAATACAGGAGATGGTATTGCTTTAGCATTTCGTGCAGGCGCTGCGATCAGTGATATGGAATTTATGCAGTTTCATCCAAGTTTACTATGGTGTGAAAATAAGGCAAAAGGTTTAATCTCCGAAGCTGTACGAGGTGCAGGCGGTACCTTTGTAGATGCACAGTGTAAACCTATTATGAAAGGCTTACATCCACAAGGTGACTTAGCCCCTAGGCATATTACGGCACACGCACTATTTACTAAACGTGCTGCTGGGGAGGAAACGTTTATTGATATTGCCACCATCCAAAACTTTGATGCAAAATTCCCAGCAATTGCTCAGCTCTGCTATGACAATCAAGTTCATTTGCAAGATGGTTTAATCCCTGTGGCTCCAGGTAGTCATTTTTTAATGGGTGGTGTTATTGCTGATGACAACGGTAGAACTACTATCCCAAACTTATATGCAGTTGGTGAAGTGGCTTGTACAGGTGTCCATGGAGCGAACCGTTTAGCAAGTAATTCTCTATTGGAGGGCATTACATTTGGTCAAAAAATGGCGTATTTCATTATTCAACAAGGTTGTCATCAAAAAAATTTTTTACTTGACCAACCTCAATATGCTGATAAAAAACCACCTTTATTTAGCAAACAGCAATTACAGCAACGTATGATGCAGTTTGTAGGCATCGTTAGAAATATCGATGATTTACAGTACTTTGTTCAGCAACTCCCCTCTCTACAATCTCTTCTTCACACTAATCTAGAGGGTATGGAGCAAGCAGAATTGGAACTATTTATGATGCATGTTGTCGCAACACTGATGACACATGCGGCCATTATAAGAACTGAAACACGTGGTGCCCACATACGTACAGATAAATCCGAAATGGATGCACAATGGGCAAGCCGGTGGATTATTTTTTCGCAAGGACAATTGAAAGTGAGGAACTCATTGTATGAATATCATCAAACTCGAGGAAATGCTCAAACAGTTTTTTAA
- the nadC gene encoding carboxylating nicotinate-nucleotide diphosphorylase: protein MNIIKLEEMLKQFFNEDLGDGDLSSEFIFSAEQQGSFSFYAKEKGIFCGALIIEHGFLLLDRSMEIYLHKKDGETVDAGDILAVIKGPLQKLLIGERVILNLIQRMSAIATATHQAVQETIGTHAKICDTRKTMPGMRMLDKYAVRVGGAFNHRNGLYDAIMLKDNHLAFAGSITKAVQTAREKVGHTVKIEVEIETKEQLDEAIIAGVDIIMFDNRSPEEIRDWLPSVPPTIATEASGGITLDNLKAYAQSGVQWISLGSLTHSVKAFDISALVQMKGAHSLVHH from the coding sequence ATGAATATCATCAAACTCGAGGAAATGCTCAAACAGTTTTTTAATGAAGATTTAGGTGATGGGGATTTATCGAGTGAATTTATTTTTTCAGCCGAACAACAGGGATCTTTTTCGTTTTATGCTAAAGAAAAAGGAATTTTTTGCGGAGCTCTCATTATTGAGCATGGCTTTCTTCTACTAGATCGTTCTATGGAAATTTATCTTCATAAAAAGGATGGAGAGACAGTAGATGCAGGCGATATACTAGCCGTGATAAAAGGTCCCTTACAAAAATTGTTAATAGGCGAACGTGTCATCTTAAATCTTATTCAACGTATGTCTGCCATTGCAACAGCTACTCACCAAGCAGTCCAAGAAACGATAGGTACGCATGCGAAAATATGTGATACTCGTAAAACAATGCCTGGCATGCGTATGCTTGATAAATATGCAGTGAGAGTCGGTGGTGCTTTTAATCATCGAAATGGACTGTATGATGCCATCATGTTAAAAGATAATCATCTTGCCTTTGCAGGTAGTATAACAAAAGCTGTTCAGACCGCTAGAGAGAAAGTCGGTCATACCGTGAAAATTGAAGTAGAAATTGAAACAAAGGAACAGCTAGATGAAGCCATCATTGCTGGAGTAGATATCATTATGTTTGATAACCGCAGTCCAGAAGAAATTCGAGATTGGCTTCCTTCTGTCCCCCCTACTATTGCAACAGAAGCTTCAGGGGGTATCACACTGGATAATTTAAAGGCTTATGCACAGTCAGGTGTTCAGTGGATTTCACTTGGTTCATTAACCCATTCTGTCAAAGCTTTTGATATTAGTGCACTTGTTCAAATGAAAGGAGCTCATTCCCTTGTCCATCACTAG
- the nadA gene encoding quinolinate synthase NadA yields MSITSLLQQTTLLPEHYRTLSVEEMESRILAIKKKLGSKLFIPGHHYQKDEVIQFADATGDSLQLAQLSAANKEAEHIVFCGVHFMAETADMLTMKQQHVYLPDMRAGCSMADMANIYQTEQAWPILQQLFGDTIIPLTYVNSTAAIKAFTGRHGGACVTSSNARELVQWAFTQKQRIFFLPDQHLGRNTAYDLGIPLENMAVWNPHKNMLETKESLENIQVILWKGHCSVHEGFTVQHTEVIRKEHPTMRIIVHPECSREVVAAADDAGSTKYIIDTINRAPSGSAWAIGTEMNLVNRIIKQHPDKHIISLNENFCPCLTMNRIDLPHLLWSLESIEQGQPHNRIQVDEHTTAEALSSLERMLVRG; encoded by the coding sequence TTGTCCATCACTAGTTTATTACAACAGACGACACTACTTCCTGAGCATTATCGGACATTATCCGTAGAGGAAATGGAATCTCGTATTTTAGCAATAAAGAAAAAATTAGGCTCTAAACTTTTTATCCCAGGACACCATTATCAAAAAGATGAGGTTATTCAATTTGCTGATGCAACTGGTGATTCTCTACAACTAGCTCAATTATCTGCCGCTAATAAGGAGGCTGAACATATCGTATTTTGTGGTGTACATTTTATGGCAGAAACGGCAGACATGCTGACAATGAAACAGCAACATGTCTATTTACCAGATATGCGTGCAGGCTGTTCGATGGCTGATATGGCGAATATTTATCAAACAGAACAAGCATGGCCAATCCTTCAACAGCTCTTTGGCGATACGATTATTCCTCTAACTTATGTCAATTCAACCGCGGCCATTAAAGCCTTTACGGGACGACATGGTGGTGCCTGTGTTACATCATCGAATGCAAGGGAGCTTGTTCAATGGGCATTTACACAAAAACAGCGTATTTTCTTTTTACCCGATCAACATTTAGGGAGAAATACCGCCTATGATTTAGGTATTCCCCTTGAAAATATGGCCGTTTGGAATCCTCATAAAAATATGCTCGAAACTAAGGAATCACTTGAAAACATCCAGGTTATTCTGTGGAAGGGTCATTGTTCTGTGCATGAGGGGTTTACAGTTCAACATACGGAAGTCATTCGCAAAGAACATCCCACAATGAGAATTATTGTTCATCCAGAATGTAGTCGTGAAGTTGTTGCAGCAGCTGATGATGCCGGCTCGACAAAATACATTATTGATACAATCAATCGAGCACCAAGCGGATCTGCATGGGCCATTGGAACAGAAATGAACCTTGTCAATCGTATCATTAAGCAACATCCAGATAAACATATTATTTCGCTAAATGAAAATTTTTGTCCTTGTCTAACTATGAACCGAATAGACCTTCCACATTTACTATGGAGTCTTGAAAGTATTGAACAGGGGCAACCTCATAATCGTATACAAGTAGATGAACATACTACCGCTGAAGCACTTAGCTCACTTGAAAGAATGCTTGTACGGGGGTAA
- a CDS encoding VOC family protein, giving the protein MAFQSKNIFINLPVKDLNKSINFFKDLGFEFNQQFSDETTASMIISENIFALIMVEERFKGFTKKEIADTATSAEAILCLSAENREQVDQLVNKALASGGKPYSKPQDHGFMYGWGFQDVDGHIWEVVYMDESALNNE; this is encoded by the coding sequence ATGGCTTTTCAATCGAAAAATATATTTATCAATTTACCAGTAAAAGATCTTAACAAATCAATCAACTTTTTTAAAGACTTAGGTTTTGAATTCAATCAACAATTTAGTGATGAAACAACAGCTTCAATGATTATTAGCGAAAATATCTTTGCATTAATAATGGTAGAAGAACGATTCAAAGGATTTACAAAGAAGGAGATTGCAGATACAGCTACTTCTGCAGAGGCGATATTATGTCTTTCCGCTGAAAACCGAGAACAAGTAGATCAATTAGTAAATAAAGCACTAGCCTCTGGTGGTAAACCTTACAGTAAACCACAAGATCACGGATTTATGTACGGCTGGGGATTCCAAGATGTAGATGGGCATATTTGGGAAGTAGTATATATGGATGAAAGCGCACTAAATAATGAGTAA